The Silurus meridionalis isolate SWU-2019-XX chromosome 26, ASM1480568v1, whole genome shotgun sequence region GCTCTGGAGGAACAGAATGATGTTCTAAAGAAAAAACTGGCAGATGTCACTTCAAAATGTCAGTCTCTGATCTGTGAGGTTGAGGAAGGTGAAGACGAGCGGGAGCTGCTTCGAGAAGAGTTGCATGAGCTAACAAAGAACCTCCAGACACAGTTTGTTCCCCTTGAGATTCACAAGGAATTTCAAAAGTCCCTAAATCTTGCTATTGAAGAGCTTAAGGACCAGCTTGATGAGACAACCAAGAGGAGAAATCATGCTGAGGAGCAGTTGAAGAAGCTTCAGGAGGAGAAGGCCTCTCTGGCTGAAAATATGAACAGCCTGAAGAGCACTTACATACCCAGCGAAAGGTACGAAAGTGAGATGGCTGCACTTTCAGCCCATAAAGCAGGGATGGAAAAGGATCTAGAGAATCTCCAGCGGAAGTACAAAGATAAAGAGAAGGAGCTTGAGGTTGTGGCAGCCGAGTACGTTGTTTTGAAAAAGAGTTTGGAGTCAGAGTTTGTTAAAAGAGAATTGTATGAGAAAGTGCAAAAAGAGTCGCATGAAGCTTTGGAGAAATCCAAGGCTGAAATTCACAAATTGGAGGAAGATAGAAAAGTGAAGGAAGATGAGGTTAAGAAGGTGAAAGAGGGAAGTGCTATGTTAAAAGATAATCTGCAAGTGAAATTAGAAAAGGACTATATCAGCATTGTTGACCACGAGGCAATAAAAAGGCAGCTAAACAATGCTTTAGctgaagcagaaaaaagagCTAAAGATGCTGTCTCCAAATATGAGTCTGTTCAAGAAGGTACTTTAAAACTTCACAGAGAGATTGAAGACCAGAAGAAGGAGCTAGACACTATTCATGAAGCCATCCAATGTAAATTTGTGCCAGTTAGTGTACTGGaggcaaaggaaaaggcatttAATACCACTGTGAAGGATCTACACGAGGAGCTAGCAGAAATGGAGAAGAAATACAAAAGTGCAAAGACTGATGTGGAACATGAGCGACAAAGCAAAGAGACTGTGAAAGTAGAGATGGAGTCTGTGCAAAAGAAACTGGAGGCTGTCTCCGTCTCCAGTGAAAAATACAGAGAAATAGAAGATAGCTATAAAGGCCAGATTGAGAACTTGAGTCTGAAGTTAGTGGAACTGGAACAGCAGTACATGGAGGTAACTGTTCAGAGAGCTGAACTAGAGGAACAGAACTCACTCTGCAATACCGAAATAAAGAACCTCCAGCAGCGTCTAGATAATGAGTATGTTCATCTGGAGAAGTTTGAGGCCATGCGGAACTCTCTGACCTGTAGTTTACAGGAGGCCCAGGCCGAGTGCAAGCGCCTCAGTGAGGTCTGCAATTTGAAGGTCCAGCATGTCCATGATCTGGAGAAAGAGCTGCAGAGCCACAGATCTGATTCTGACCTACTGGCTCAACACAGCCAGGACAGAGAGGCCCTGGAACATGAAGTGGCCAAGCTTCGTTTGGCTTTGAGGGAAGAAGAGGAGACCAGTGCCCAGAGGGCTGAGGATGTAGCCACCTTGCAGACAGAGCTACTCAGAGCAACACATGCCTTGGAGGATCTTCGCAGCCATGAAGGTCAGTTGACCGAGCTCAAAGCTGAGAAGCAGAGGCTGGAGGAGGAGGTAGGTGAGCTCAGTGATCGACTCTTAAGTCTAGAAGAGCAATGCGAGGAGTTGTACCAAGAAGCATCACAGGCCAAAGAAAGTGAGAATAGAGCAAGGATGGAGACGACGGCCCTGCAGACCAAGAGTGCTTCCATTGAAAAAGAGATCCAAGATCTAAAAGAAAGATATGATGACTCACTGAACACCATTGGAAACCTCCAGAAAAGGATTCAGACTTCCTCAGAACAGACCGAGGCTAAAGACAAAAGGGTAAGGATTATGGTGTTCTTTCCTAATTTctgtattaacatttgttttaatgcatGTCTGGATTCTTGCAGCTCCTTATCTGGTGTATGTAGGCGAATGTTTTTGCGACGTACATCCTCTTGAACCCTTTGTTTGTCAgttaatatgttttaaataagaGAATCCTTGTGTTTCAGATCACAGAGCTGTTGGCAGATGTGGAGAGGTTGAAGCAGGCTCTCAATGGCCTGTCCCAGCTGGCTTACACTGGCAACACTCCCAACAAGAGACATGCTCAACACATTGACACACTCCAGGCGCAGGTCAAGAGCCTCCAGCAGCAGCTGGCTGTGAGTAGCACTTTCCGCTAAACACTTCCAGGGCATCTACAAACATGGGGCACATAACAGTAGGGCTCGATAATTAAACATGATTGAGTTTGGCATAAAACAATAGTGTCTGGTTACAATGGAAATAAATATGCCAGTCAATAGTGATTAGACCAAATCGGCCCGACCAAAAAACAACTGCAGAACACTGCAATTCAATGTTTAACGTGATGCACCTTTTATTTTTGCCTGTTCTAGGTCTACATTAACAGTACCTAATCTGTGTTGTCAGATTGGCTTGTGTGTAATGACTGCTGTGTTGTGTAGGAAATGGTGTTTTAAGTCCTGTACAGTGCAGCAGGATATATTatggatgtgcatctccataactatGGCCGACGCGATTCGCATCTCGGTCTCGATATCCAGCGATACCGTAAAGAtgcatataaagcagctaccgatgcgatgcgATAAGATTCACCCCCGTTACAATGCAGTGCGATGCGATTCAAAAATAATGCAATTCGATATGGTACAgacagttcacttttatttctttagttcagacagacagcaaatcataaccaaaagattaattaaaaccaggcgttttttttcctgttctctctccaggaagatgcagctctacctctgccatgttaatctcctTAGTGTTGTGATACTATATATAGCggcagtggtgctgagaaacAGTTTAACGAGGAGAAATCagtctacatataaaatattggttacatatattttacatatatacacaaattaatAGTCAGTTTCTAAATAATATAGTTGTACTACtaataatcatattataaataaatcgtttttactgcaaatatgttaaaaacaatgccTCGCGATAAACATTACTACTTCAATCcgatgcacatttttatttaaatcgaTGAGTCACTTTTACACTGTCAAAGAGTGAACATGCCTCCTTTTAGCCTGCCTGCATGGTCATctggcaaaaataaaatgttaatgaaattCTCATATTCATGaccaaatccattttttttattatgtgctTGGATGAGTTACTGTGGTGAATCTGGGCCAAAGAGGGACTGCTGAGAGTCTCAGGAGAAATTGGATTACATGAATAAGAAAAGCCTCATTGAAGCCGTTTCCCAACTTTATTACATTTGGTTTTGTACTTTATTGAGTTTGATCCATTTGATCCACACAACATTCTTTTTCATAAAAGTTGATGCTCTGTGGATGGATTGAACTGTGGTTTTGAATCACTGTGACTAGTGAATCTGAGTGAGCAATGAAGAGAGACAATACCACTCTGAACTTCGAAGAAATGAGGATAATGGAGTTACAATAACACAATCTCTGACTCACTCCCTCACAAACGCACACTCCCCGGGAAAACCGCAACcactatttacacacacattatcacaAGACATGTGTGTTCCTCGTTACTCACAATCACCCTGCTGATCTGCTCTTCGTTTGCTTTCACAGGATGCTGAGAGACAACACAGAGAGGTGGTTTCAATTTATCGAACTCATCTTCTCAGTGCTGCACAGGTACGTCTTGATTGTGCACATACACACCTGTGTGTTCTAGCAAATTAAAATGTCTGAGCTTTATCTTTCCACGTAGTTGTCTCAGGTTATTTGTGAGgtggcattttctttttcattttatatttatatataatttctatatatgtgtgtgtgtgtgtgtgtgtgtgtgtttaggagaggGAATGAGCATAAGAGGATGTGTAAGATAGAAGGAAAGATGTGAGAGGGagaaataggtgtgtgtgtgtgtgtgtgtgtgtgagagagagagagagagagagagagacagagacagagagaaagagagcgcgAGTTTCAATTGCTTTTGTTTGAAACTggaaaatttgaataaaa contains the following coding sequences:
- the uacab gene encoding uveal autoantigen with coiled-coil domains and ankyrin repeats isoform X3; protein product: MKSLKYRLKRHEVTITNTDWNKYDDRLMKAVEKGEVEKVSAVLSKKGIIPTKLDVEGRSAFHLAATRGYLDCLSVILGHGVDVTANDATGKNALHLAARNGHSLCVQKLLQHNCPVGNVDLQGKTALHDAVMAGCSSSVKLLCDSGASVNASDFDGRTPLVLATQMCHPRICQLLLERGADIRVRDKQNKTALILGCEFACKEAVEVLLRSGADVTVVDSLGHNSYYYAQLSKNPELISLIRSYLDKVKAKEASRVELKKRQDLEKQNESQQETLRKYHHDQRTLIDKVSMLQQQLHQEKSMVDDIHKEREHLKRMLSAREKDTTASDTVKVQLRSHLGEYSGQSVIKGKETVLVRQAQSLDSPEVLQPSVPSRSLSRPLELSHPVISTPNEGEALRQELRSTRKQQEATQEEVGRLQAALTQKTKECEELVQSRDSAKRDADQQIQELEGALGDVQKRMLDSESKVKQLQAHVITVKEHIGNQMMDDLKAQLNEVKVKYEGASAEVGRVRNHLKQSEKALEEYKKSEGVLAEEVDKLTAELNAAREEGDEIAKTRLVMEGRIKEMEKRLSSMVPGEKFDNMKNLLTNAVDEKERQLVELREDYDRVLEEVADLHREMDHRDSIPFQEHERLKVALEEQNDVLKKKLADVTSKCQSLICEVEEGEDERELLREELHELTKNLQTQFVPLEIHKEFQKSLNLAIEELKDQLDETTKRRNHAEEQLKKLQEEKASLAENMNSLKSTYIPSERYESEMAALSAHKAGMEKDLENLQRKYKDKEKELEVVAAEYVVLKKSLESEFVKRELYEKVQKESHEALEKSKAEIHKLEEDRKVKEDEVKKVKEGSAMLKDNLQVKLEKDYISIVDHEAIKRQLNNALAEAEKRAKDAVSKYESVQEGTLKLHREIEDQKKELDTIHEAIQCKFVPVSVLEAKEKAFNTTVKDLHEELAEMEKKYKSAKTDVEHERQSKETVKVEMESVQKKLEAVSVSSEKYREIEDSYKGQIENLSLKLVELEQQYMEVTVQRAELEEQNSLCNTEIKNLQQRLDNEYVHLEKFEAMRNSLTCSLQEAQAECKRLSEVCNLKVQHVHDLEKELQSHRSDSDLLAQHSQDREALEHEVAKLRLALREEEETSAQRAEDVATLQTELLRATHALEDLRSHEGQLTELKAEKQRLEEEVGELSDRLLSLEEQCEELYQEASQAKESENRARMETTALQTKSASIEKEIQDLKERYDDSLNTIGNLQKRIQTSSEQTEAKDKRITELLADVERLKQALNGLSQLAYTGNTPNKRHAQHIDTLQAQVKSLQQQLADAERQHREVVSIYRTHLLSAAQGHMDEDVQAALLQIIRMRQQFVC
- the uacab gene encoding uveal autoantigen with coiled-coil domains and ankyrin repeats isoform X1; translated protein: MKSLKYRLKRHEVTITNTDWNKYDDRLMKAVEKGEVEKVSAVLSKKGIIPTKLDVEGRSAFHLAATRGYLDCLSVILGHGVDVTANDATGKNALHLAARNGHSLCVQKLLQHNCPVGNVDLQGKTALHDAVMAGCSSSVKLLCDSGASVNASDFDGRTPLVLATQMCHPRICQLLLERGADIRVRDKQNKTALILGCEFACKEAVEVLLRSGADVTVVDSLGHNSYYYAQLSKNPELISLIRSYLDKVKAKEASRVELKKRQPSVNVALEASSNREQIIHDLEKQNESQQETLRKYHHDQRTLIDKVSMLQQQLHQEKSMVDDIHKEREHLKRMLSAREKDTTASDTVKVQLRSHLGEYSGQSVIKGKETVLVRQAQSLDSPEVLQPSVPSRSLSRPLELSHPVISTPNEGEALRQELRSTRKQQEATQEEVGRLQAALTQKTKECEELVQSRDSAKRDADQQIQELEGALGDVQKRMLDSESKVKQLQAHVITVKEHIGNQMMDDLKAQLNEVKVKYEGASAEVGRVRNHLKQSEKALEEYKKSEGVLAEEVDKLTAELNAAREEGDEIAKTRLVMEGRIKEMEKRLSSMVPGEKFDNMKNLLTNAVDEKERQLVELREDYDRVLEEVADLHREMDHRDSIPFQEHERLKVALEEQNDVLKKKLADVTSKCQSLICEVEEGEDERELLREELHELTKNLQTQFVPLEIHKEFQKSLNLAIEELKDQLDETTKRRNHAEEQLKKLQEEKASLAENMNSLKSTYIPSERYESEMAALSAHKAGMEKDLENLQRKYKDKEKELEVVAAEYVVLKKSLESEFVKRELYEKVQKESHEALEKSKAEIHKLEEDRKVKEDEVKKVKEGSAMLKDNLQVKLEKDYISIVDHEAIKRQLNNALAEAEKRAKDAVSKYESVQEGTLKLHREIEDQKKELDTIHEAIQCKFVPVSVLEAKEKAFNTTVKDLHEELAEMEKKYKSAKTDVEHERQSKETVKVEMESVQKKLEAVSVSSEKYREIEDSYKGQIENLSLKLVELEQQYMEVTVQRAELEEQNSLCNTEIKNLQQRLDNEYVHLEKFEAMRNSLTCSLQEAQAECKRLSEVCNLKVQHVHDLEKELQSHRSDSDLLAQHSQDREALEHEVAKLRLALREEEETSAQRAEDVATLQTELLRATHALEDLRSHEGQLTELKAEKQRLEEEVGELSDRLLSLEEQCEELYQEASQAKESENRARMETTALQTKSASIEKEIQDLKERYDDSLNTIGNLQKRIQTSSEQTEAKDKRITELLADVERLKQALNGLSQLAYTGNTPNKRHAQHIDTLQAQVKSLQQQLADAERQHREVVSIYRTHLLSAAQGHMDEDVQAALLQIIRMRQQFVC
- the uacab gene encoding uveal autoantigen with coiled-coil domains and ankyrin repeats protein isoform X2, with product MTRWLKCTSMYFNTDWNKYDDRLMKAVEKGEVEKVSAVLSKKGIIPTKLDVEGRSAFHLAATRGYLDCLSVILGHGVDVTANDATGKNALHLAARNGHSLCVQKLLQHNCPVGNVDLQGKTALHDAVMAGCSSSVKLLCDSGASVNASDFDGRTPLVLATQMCHPRICQLLLERGADIRVRDKQNKTALILGCEFACKEAVEVLLRSGADVTVVDSLGHNSYYYAQLSKNPELISLIRSYLDKVKAKEASRVELKKRQPSVNVALEASSNREQIIHDLEKQNESQQETLRKYHHDQRTLIDKVSMLQQQLHQEKSMVDDIHKEREHLKRMLSAREKDTTASDTVKVQLRSHLGEYSGQSVIKGKETVLVRQAQSLDSPEVLQPSVPSRSLSRPLELSHPVISTPNEGEALRQELRSTRKQQEATQEEVGRLQAALTQKTKECEELVQSRDSAKRDADQQIQELEGALGDVQKRMLDSESKVKQLQAHVITVKEHIGNQMMDDLKAQLNEVKVKYEGASAEVGRVRNHLKQSEKALEEYKKSEGVLAEEVDKLTAELNAAREEGDEIAKTRLVMEGRIKEMEKRLSSMVPGEKFDNMKNLLTNAVDEKERQLVELREDYDRVLEEVADLHREMDHRDSIPFQEHERLKVALEEQNDVLKKKLADVTSKCQSLICEVEEGEDERELLREELHELTKNLQTQFVPLEIHKEFQKSLNLAIEELKDQLDETTKRRNHAEEQLKKLQEEKASLAENMNSLKSTYIPSERYESEMAALSAHKAGMEKDLENLQRKYKDKEKELEVVAAEYVVLKKSLESEFVKRELYEKVQKESHEALEKSKAEIHKLEEDRKVKEDEVKKVKEGSAMLKDNLQVKLEKDYISIVDHEAIKRQLNNALAEAEKRAKDAVSKYESVQEGTLKLHREIEDQKKELDTIHEAIQCKFVPVSVLEAKEKAFNTTVKDLHEELAEMEKKYKSAKTDVEHERQSKETVKVEMESVQKKLEAVSVSSEKYREIEDSYKGQIENLSLKLVELEQQYMEVTVQRAELEEQNSLCNTEIKNLQQRLDNEYVHLEKFEAMRNSLTCSLQEAQAECKRLSEVCNLKVQHVHDLEKELQSHRSDSDLLAQHSQDREALEHEVAKLRLALREEEETSAQRAEDVATLQTELLRATHALEDLRSHEGQLTELKAEKQRLEEEVGELSDRLLSLEEQCEELYQEASQAKESENRARMETTALQTKSASIEKEIQDLKERYDDSLNTIGNLQKRIQTSSEQTEAKDKRITELLADVERLKQALNGLSQLAYTGNTPNKRHAQHIDTLQAQVKSLQQQLADAERQHREVVSIYRTHLLSAAQGHMDEDVQAALLQIIRMRQQFVC